One genomic window of Biomphalaria glabrata chromosome 9, xgBioGlab47.1, whole genome shotgun sequence includes the following:
- the LOC106072017 gene encoding uncharacterized protein LOC106072017: protein MSSNQESLTSMSSNQESLTSMSSNQESLTSMSSNQESLTSMSSNQESLTSMSSNQESLTSMSSNQESLTSMSSNQESLTSMSSNQESLTSMSSNQESLTSMSSNQESLTSMSSNQESLTSMSSNQESLTSMSSNQESLTFLLLGKTGMGKSLTGNVILGKTYFKDDDQSGSVTEKVEKASAVVDGNNLTVIDTPGVMHTNLNVNEATLKVCKDMTDAVLECPEDGKVALIIVWKYGDRFTQEHKTILSILKQLFGEDNLSKSCIILVTFGDLFEDKYKGKKIFEDWVNEQTQELGLLFSHVHHRCILFDNESECLQAVASQRQKLIDLVNTLDQGYTKSKFSSLKKQHNRLILEAKLPQLQSEYLERELRIVNSFHAVRPAAECIERLSEILSEVGTCLTDLNQIDDPKDIFYSEGEPRIFDVIRARLEDLQTQVERKIAFQKMEDQIDALLEKMKGLNDKKFHDISNLDEELSSLSSEVERNEDFYPLRPKVGIAKEVLLLMKRNNATIKLRAELDKLLKKVENTDIRTFFSKRTFGPLDTQLFKLTLETLKENTTLGTLHEVNEHLEDVRKCLNYRRQDNLQWKVFTSQTAIYGAAGLASLAVPVIAPIAATLYALTVLGHAHEIIESRNKRLRSNKHHPDSEDARSLPWFLRRARLFTKGSKRKSKFRLIMVAKN, encoded by the coding sequence ATGTCAAGCAACCAAGAGTCATTGACTTCAATGTCAAGCAACCAAGAGTCATTGACTTCAATGTCAAGCAACCAAGAGTCATTGACTTCAATGTCAAGCAATCAAGAGTCATTGACTTCAATGTCAAGCAACCAAGAGTCATTGACTTCAATGTCAAGCAATCAAGAGTCATTGACTTCAATGTCAAGCAACCAAGAGTCATTGACTTCAATGTCAAGCAATCAAGAGTCATTGACTTCAATGTCAAGCAATCAAGAGTCATTGACTTCAATGTCAAGCAACCAAGAGTCATTGACTTCAATGTCAAGCAATCAAGAGTCATTGACTTCAATGTCAAGCAACCAAGAGTCATTGACTTCAATGTCAAGCAATCAAGAGTCATTGACTTCAATGTCAAGCAATCAAGAGTCATTGACTTTCTTGCTGCTCGGCAAAACCGGGATGGGCAAAAGTCTAACCGGCAACGTCATCCTTGGAAAAACATATTTCAAAGATGATGACCAGTCTGGATCCGTAACAGAGAAAGTTGAAAAAGCCAGTGCTGTCGTAGATGGAAACAACCTGACCGTAATCGACACGCCTGGAGTAATGCACACCAACCTGAATGTAAATGAAGCCACGTTGAAGGTGTGTAAGGATATGACCGACGCCGTACTGGAGTGTCCAGAAGATGGGAAAGTGGCTCTCATTATTGTCTGGAAGTATGGAGACCGTTTCACGCAAGAACACAAAACTATATTATCCATACTGAAACAACTGTTCGGCGAGGATAATTTAAGCAAATCTTGTATTATTCTAGTGACATTTGGCGATTTATTTGAGGACaaatataagggaaagaaaatatttgagGACTGGGTTAATGAACAAACCCAAGAGTTGGGTCTTTTGTTTTCCCATGTACACCATAGATGCATTTTATTTGATAATGAATCTGAATGTTTGCAAGCCGTAGCAAGCCAACgccaaaaattaattgacttgGTCAATACTTTAGACCAAGGATACACAAAATCGAAGTTTTCTAGTTTGAAGAAACAACACAACAGACTCATTTTGGAAGCTAAACTTCCACAGCTGCAATCTGAATATCTCGAGAGAGAGCTACGGATAGTCAATAGCTTTCATGCTGTCCGTCCAGCAGCGGAGTGCATTGAGCGGTTATCTGAGATACTGAGTGAAGTGGGGACATGCTTAACAGACCTTAATCAGATCGACGATCCTAAGGATATTTTCTACTCCGAAGGAGAGCCTCGGATTTTCGACGTTATACGAGCCCGTCTTGAAGACCTACAGACACAAGTAGAAAGAAAAATCGCTTTTCAGAAAATGGAAGACCAAATTGATGCGCTCCTCGAAAAAATGAAAGGACTTAATGACAAGAAATTTCACGACATAAGCAACCTAGACGAAGAACTAAGCTCACTCTCAAGCGAAGTAGAACGCAATGAAGACTTTTATCCTTTGCGGCCAAAAGTTGGTATTGCCAAGGAGGTGTTACTACTAATGAAACGAAATAACGCCACTATTAAGCTAAGGGCTGAACTGGATAAGCTACTAAAAAAAGTGGAAAATACTGATATCAggacatttttttcaaaacgaaCTTTTGGACCGTTAGATACTCAGCTCTTTAAGCTTACACTCGAAACATTGAAGGAAAATACCACCCTAGGAACTCTTCATGAGGTAAACGAGCATCTGGAAGATGTACGTAAATGTCTTAATTACAGAAGACAAGATAATTTGCAATGGAAAGTATTCACGTCACAAACAGCTATTTATGGAGCAGCAGGTCTCGCTTCTTTGGCTGTTCCTGTAATAGCACCGATTGCTGCAACACTTTATGCTTTGACTGTACTAGGGCATGCCCACGAAATAATAGAGAGTCGAAATAAAAGATTACGATCCAATAAGCATCATCCTGATTCTGAAGACGCGCGGTCCCTACCCTGGTTTTTAAGGCGCGCACGACTATTCACAAAAGGGTCGAAGAGAAAATCGAAGTTCCGACTAATTATGGTAGCCAAGAATTAA